The following is a genomic window from Acidobacteriota bacterium.
GAATTGATATTGATCAATGGAGCGGTAAGAAAAAGGAAGTTGATCCGGATTTTCCAGGGGCTTTTTTGTACGGCACGCGATGAGAGTGAATCACGGTGCAATACTGTCCGCCGGAATCTTAAAATAGTTCCGGCGTTCAATGTCGCGGATTTCAACCGTGATTTGAACCCGATTGTGTTCCACCAAATCGGAAAAAGCGCTTTTGATGGCGGTCAGACAGTGTTTCCCAATGTCTTGTTTGAGTTCAAGGGAGCGGCCTTCAAGCAATCGGAGATCAAGGTGCATAAACGCCTGGTCCTGTGTTCCGTCG
Proteins encoded in this region:
- a CDS encoding 5-carboxymethyl-2-hydroxymuconate Delta-isomerase — translated: MPHLTLYYTANLPAPTSFQPLLAEFHSILANVGGVKIGNCKSKAIRVEEFFVADGTQDQAFMHLDLRLLEGRSLELKQDIGKHCLTAIKSAFSDLVEHNRVQITVEIRDIERRNYFKIPADSIAP